A single window of Syngnathus acus chromosome 23, fSynAcu1.2, whole genome shotgun sequence DNA harbors:
- the dgki gene encoding diacylglycerol kinase iota isoform X1 has translation MDPQAATQAPAALGADGGGESESGAGSEDTSAGCCSDTFSSLPDIEQESLEDKLRGLAFRKQTSYRKAISRSGLQHLGPLQVAPPPASNGPGKELRTRMDWTENAVNGDHLWMETSCSGELCYLGEDACLLKAAKSAPRRKCAACKIVVHTSCTEQLEKINFRCKPTFREGGSRCPRDVSLPTGGPSGARCKAAPSALCRQNVLRHHWVHRRRQDGKCKQCGKSFQQKFFHSKEIIAISCSWCKQAFHNKVTCFMLHQIEEPCSLGAHAAVIVPPSWIIRVRKPQSLLKNSARRKKRTSFKRRTSKKGPDESKWRPFMLKPLPSPLMKPILVFVNPKSGGNQGAKLLQMFMWILNPRQVFDLSQGGLREALDLYRKVPNLRILACGGDGTVGWILSTLDELQMNPQPPVAVLPLGTGNDLARTLNWGGGYTDEPVSKVLGQVEDGSVVQLDRWNLQVEQSHGAERQLQDGTHKLPLDVFNNYFSLGFDAHVTLEFHESREANPEKFNSRFRNKMFYAGAAFSDFLQRSSRDLSKHVRVVCDGTDLTPKIQDLKFQCIVFLNIPRYCAGTMPWGNTGDHRDFEPQRHDDGCIEVIGFTVASLAALQVGGHGERLHQCREVVLTTFKTVPVQVDGEPCRLAPSTLRISLRNQANMVQKSKRRTSVPLLNDIQKVCAGDLRRLSAPPDSFSVPHAVPERLRLRVNRIGLHEYDRLQYDKERLRDISVPVGIVVVRGDCDLETCRLYIDRLREDLQQAPSLGHRVHYQDESRGMPRTTSAGRLSSSWSFLDSTSADRFYRIDKAQEHLHFVTEICQDEVFILDREGPAGGRVSSAGMPDLVAEPSAGAPLTPEEQALLTAASAGDLSTLSECVRHGVSLLVRDAAGCSALHKAARKGHAQLVVFILQQGSKVLLDLPDGEKGDTALHKAAWEKQHAVCRLLVEAGASLHKTNFQGKTPVEQAAGDLELTSYLSSHKTPSAPHEDLETAV, from the exons ATGGACCCCCAAGCGGCGACGCAGGCTCCGGCGGCGCTCGGAGccgacggcggcggcgagtCGGAGTCCGGCGCCGGTTCGGAGGACACCTCGGCGGGATGCTGCAGCGACACGTTCAGCAGCCTGCCCGACATCGAGCAGGAGAGCCTGGAGGACAAGCTGAGGGGGCTGGCGTTCCGGAAACAGACGTCCTATCG GAAAGCCATCTCACGGTCGGGCCTGCAACACCTGGGGCCGCTGCAGGTAGCCCCGCCTCCCGCCTCCAACGGCCCCGGCAAGGAGCTTCGCACCCGCATGGACTGGACG GAGAACGCCGTCAACGGCGACCACCTGTGGATGGAGACCAGCTGCTCGGGCGAACTCTGCTACCTCGGGGAGGACGCCTGCCTGCTCAAGGCTGCG AAGTCTGCGCccaggaggaagtgcgccgcCTGCAAGATCGTCGTCCACACCAGCTGCACCGAGCAGCTGGAGAAG ATCAACTTCAGGTGCAAGCCGACTTTCAGGGAAGGAGGCTCGCGGTGCCCGCGAGATGTAAGTCTCCCGACGGGAGGTCCGAGCGGGGCCAGGTGTAAGGCGGCGCCGTCTGCTCTCTGCCGGCAGAACGTGCTGAGGCACCACTGGGTGCACCGCCGGCGCCAGGACGGCAAGTGCAAGCAGTGCGGGAAG AGCTTTCAGCAGAAGTTCTTCCACAGTAAAGAAATCATCGCCATCAGCTGTTCGTGGTGCAAGCAGGCT TTCCACAACAAGGTCACGTGCTTCATGCTGCACCAGATCGAGGAACCGTGCTCGCTGGGCGCCCACGCCGCCGTCATCGTGCCTCCGTCCTGGATCATCAGAGTCAGGAAACCGCAG AGCTTGCTCAAGAACTCGGCCAGGAGGAAAAAGCGCACGTCTTTCAAGCGCAGGACCAGCAAGAAGGGGCCGGAC GAGTCCAAATGGCGGCCGTTCATGCTGAAGCCGCTGCCCTCGCCGCTCATGAAGCCCATCCTGGTCTTCGTCAACCCCAAGAGCGGAGGCAACCAG GGCGCCAAGCTGCTCCAGATGTTCATGTGGATCCTGAACCCGCGGCAAGTCTTTGACCTGTCGCAGGGCGGCCTTCGGGAGGC GTTGGATTTGTATCGCAAAGTGCCAAACTTGAGGATCCTGGCCTGCGGTGGAGACGGCACG GTGGGCTGGATCCTGTCCACGCTGGACGAGCTACAGATGAACCCGCAGCCTCCGGTGGCCGTCCTTCCTCTGGGAACAGGAAACGACCTCGCCAGGACGCTCAACTGGGGCGGG gGCTACACGGACGAGCCCGTGTCCAAGGTTCTGGGCCAGGTGGAGGACGGCTCGGTGGTGCAGCTGGACAGGTGGAACCTGCAGGTAGAGCAGAGCCACGGCGCCGAGCGGCAGCTCCAAGACGGCACGCACAAG CTGCCCCTCGACGTCTTCAACAACTACTTCAGCCTGGGCTTCGACGCTCACGTCACGCTGGAGTTCCACGAGTCCAGAG AGGCCAACCCCGAAAAGTTTAACAGTCGCTTCCGCAACAAAATGTTCTACGCGGGG GCCGCCTTCTCCGATTTCCTCCAGAGAAGCTCGAGGGACTTGTCCAAGCACGTCCGAGTGGTG TGCGACGGGACCGACTTGACTCCCAAGATCCAAGATTTGAAATTCCAGTGCATCGTCTTTCTAAACATTCCCAG GTACTGCGCGGGCACCATGCCCTGGGGGAACACCGGCGACCACCGCGACTTTGAGCCGCAGCGTCACGACGACGGCTGCATCGAGGTCATCGGCTTCACCGTGGCCTCGCTG GCGGCGCTGCAGGTGGGCGGTCACGGCGAGAGGCTCCACCAGTGCCGCGAGGTGGTCCTCACCACCTTCAAGACCGTGCCGGTGCAG GTGGACGGCGAGCCGTGCCGACTGGCGCCGTCCACGCTGCGCATCTCGCTGCGCAACCAGGCCAACATGGTCCAGAAGAGCAAGAGACGCACCTCGGTGCCGCTGCTCAACGA TATTCAGAAGGTGTGTGCAGGTGATCTGCGCCGCCTCTCTGCTCCCCCCGACTCCTTCTCTGT CCCTCACGCCGTCCCCGAGCGGCTTCGGCTGCGGGTCAACCGGATCGGCCTGCACGAGTACGACCGCTTGCAGTACGACAAAGAGCGGCTGCGGGACATCT CGGTTCCGGTGGGCATCGTGGTGGTGAGGGGCGACTGCGACTTGGAAACGTGCAGACTCTACATCGACAGACTGCGAGAG GACTTGCAGCAGGCGCCCTCTCTTGGCCACAGAGTGCATTACCAG GATGAGAGCCGGGGGATGCCTCGGACCACCTCGGCTGGCAGACTCTCTTCCAGCTGGAGCTTCTTGGATT CCACATCGGCCGATCGCTTCTATCGCATCGACAAGGCCCAG GAGCACCTTCACTTTGTCACGGAAATCTGCCAGGACGAGGTGTTCATCCTGGACCGCGAGGGCCCGGCGGGGGGCCGGGTGTCATCGGCCGGGATGCCCGACCTGGTGGCGGAGCCCAGCGCCGG CGCGCCGTTGACTCCCGAGGAACAAG CGCTGTTGACGGCGGCGAGCGCCGGGGATCTCTCCACG TTGTCGGAGTGCGTGCGTCACGGCGTCAGCCTGCTGGTGCGAGACGCCGCCGGTTGCTCGGCCCTGCATAAAGCCGCGCGGAAAGGACACGCCCAGCTGGTGGTCTTCATCCTGCAGCAGG GATCCAAAGTGCTTCTCGACTTGCCCGACGGAGAAAA AGGGGACACCGCCTTGCACAAAGCCGCTTGGGAGAAGCAGCACGCCGTGTGTCGGCTGTTGGTGGAGGCGGGCGCGTCGCTTCACAAAACCAACTTTCAG GGGAAGACCCCGGTGGAGCAGGCGGCGGGCGACCTGGAGCTGACCTCCTACCTGAGCAGCCACAAAACACCTTCGGCCCCCCACGAGGACTTGGAGACGGCAGTCTGA
- the dgki gene encoding diacylglycerol kinase iota isoform X3, whose translation MDPQAATQAPAALGADGGGESESGAGSEDTSAGCCSDTFSSLPDIEQESLEDKLRGLAFRKQTSYRKAISRSGLQHLGPLQVAPPPASNGPGKELRTRMDWTENAVNGDHLWMETSCSGELCYLGEDACLLKAAKSAPRRKCAACKIVVHTSCTEQLEKINFRCKPTFREGGSRCPRDNVLRHHWVHRRRQDGKCKQCGKSFQQKFFHSKEIIAISCSWCKQAFHNKVTCFMLHQIEEPCSLGAHAAVIVPPSWIIRVRKPQSLLKNSARRKKRTSFKRRTSKKGPDESKWRPFMLKPLPSPLMKPILVFVNPKSGGNQGAKLLQMFMWILNPRQVFDLSQGGLREALDLYRKVPNLRILACGGDGTVGWILSTLDELQMNPQPPVAVLPLGTGNDLARTLNWGGGYTDEPVSKVLGQVEDGSVVQLDRWNLQVEQSHGAERQLQDGTHKLPLDVFNNYFSLGFDAHVTLEFHESREANPEKFNSRFRNKMFYAGAAFSDFLQRSSRDLSKHVRVVCDGTDLTPKIQDLKFQCIVFLNIPRYCAGTMPWGNTGDHRDFEPQRHDDGCIEVIGFTVASLAALQVGGHGERLHQCREVVLTTFKTVPVQVDGEPCRLAPSTLRISLRNQANMVQKSKRRTSVPLLNDIQKVCAGDLRRLSAPPDSFSVPHAVPERLRLRVNRIGLHEYDRLQYDKERLRDISVPVGIVVVRGDCDLETCRLYIDRLREDLQQAPSLGHRVHYQDESRGMPRTTSAGRLSSSWSFLDSTSADRFYRIDKAQEHLHFVTEICQDEVFILDREGPAGGRVSSAGMPDLVAEPSAGAPLTPEEQALLTAASAGDLSTLSECVRHGVSLLVRDAAGCSALHKAARKGHAQLVVFILQQGSKVLLDLPDGEKGDTALHKAAWEKQHAVCRLLVEAGASLHKTNFQGKTPVEQAAGDLELTSYLSSHKTPSAPHEDLETAV comes from the exons ATGGACCCCCAAGCGGCGACGCAGGCTCCGGCGGCGCTCGGAGccgacggcggcggcgagtCGGAGTCCGGCGCCGGTTCGGAGGACACCTCGGCGGGATGCTGCAGCGACACGTTCAGCAGCCTGCCCGACATCGAGCAGGAGAGCCTGGAGGACAAGCTGAGGGGGCTGGCGTTCCGGAAACAGACGTCCTATCG GAAAGCCATCTCACGGTCGGGCCTGCAACACCTGGGGCCGCTGCAGGTAGCCCCGCCTCCCGCCTCCAACGGCCCCGGCAAGGAGCTTCGCACCCGCATGGACTGGACG GAGAACGCCGTCAACGGCGACCACCTGTGGATGGAGACCAGCTGCTCGGGCGAACTCTGCTACCTCGGGGAGGACGCCTGCCTGCTCAAGGCTGCG AAGTCTGCGCccaggaggaagtgcgccgcCTGCAAGATCGTCGTCCACACCAGCTGCACCGAGCAGCTGGAGAAG ATCAACTTCAGGTGCAAGCCGACTTTCAGGGAAGGAGGCTCGCGGTGCCCGCGAGAT AACGTGCTGAGGCACCACTGGGTGCACCGCCGGCGCCAGGACGGCAAGTGCAAGCAGTGCGGGAAG AGCTTTCAGCAGAAGTTCTTCCACAGTAAAGAAATCATCGCCATCAGCTGTTCGTGGTGCAAGCAGGCT TTCCACAACAAGGTCACGTGCTTCATGCTGCACCAGATCGAGGAACCGTGCTCGCTGGGCGCCCACGCCGCCGTCATCGTGCCTCCGTCCTGGATCATCAGAGTCAGGAAACCGCAG AGCTTGCTCAAGAACTCGGCCAGGAGGAAAAAGCGCACGTCTTTCAAGCGCAGGACCAGCAAGAAGGGGCCGGAC GAGTCCAAATGGCGGCCGTTCATGCTGAAGCCGCTGCCCTCGCCGCTCATGAAGCCCATCCTGGTCTTCGTCAACCCCAAGAGCGGAGGCAACCAG GGCGCCAAGCTGCTCCAGATGTTCATGTGGATCCTGAACCCGCGGCAAGTCTTTGACCTGTCGCAGGGCGGCCTTCGGGAGGC GTTGGATTTGTATCGCAAAGTGCCAAACTTGAGGATCCTGGCCTGCGGTGGAGACGGCACG GTGGGCTGGATCCTGTCCACGCTGGACGAGCTACAGATGAACCCGCAGCCTCCGGTGGCCGTCCTTCCTCTGGGAACAGGAAACGACCTCGCCAGGACGCTCAACTGGGGCGGG gGCTACACGGACGAGCCCGTGTCCAAGGTTCTGGGCCAGGTGGAGGACGGCTCGGTGGTGCAGCTGGACAGGTGGAACCTGCAGGTAGAGCAGAGCCACGGCGCCGAGCGGCAGCTCCAAGACGGCACGCACAAG CTGCCCCTCGACGTCTTCAACAACTACTTCAGCCTGGGCTTCGACGCTCACGTCACGCTGGAGTTCCACGAGTCCAGAG AGGCCAACCCCGAAAAGTTTAACAGTCGCTTCCGCAACAAAATGTTCTACGCGGGG GCCGCCTTCTCCGATTTCCTCCAGAGAAGCTCGAGGGACTTGTCCAAGCACGTCCGAGTGGTG TGCGACGGGACCGACTTGACTCCCAAGATCCAAGATTTGAAATTCCAGTGCATCGTCTTTCTAAACATTCCCAG GTACTGCGCGGGCACCATGCCCTGGGGGAACACCGGCGACCACCGCGACTTTGAGCCGCAGCGTCACGACGACGGCTGCATCGAGGTCATCGGCTTCACCGTGGCCTCGCTG GCGGCGCTGCAGGTGGGCGGTCACGGCGAGAGGCTCCACCAGTGCCGCGAGGTGGTCCTCACCACCTTCAAGACCGTGCCGGTGCAG GTGGACGGCGAGCCGTGCCGACTGGCGCCGTCCACGCTGCGCATCTCGCTGCGCAACCAGGCCAACATGGTCCAGAAGAGCAAGAGACGCACCTCGGTGCCGCTGCTCAACGA TATTCAGAAGGTGTGTGCAGGTGATCTGCGCCGCCTCTCTGCTCCCCCCGACTCCTTCTCTGT CCCTCACGCCGTCCCCGAGCGGCTTCGGCTGCGGGTCAACCGGATCGGCCTGCACGAGTACGACCGCTTGCAGTACGACAAAGAGCGGCTGCGGGACATCT CGGTTCCGGTGGGCATCGTGGTGGTGAGGGGCGACTGCGACTTGGAAACGTGCAGACTCTACATCGACAGACTGCGAGAG GACTTGCAGCAGGCGCCCTCTCTTGGCCACAGAGTGCATTACCAG GATGAGAGCCGGGGGATGCCTCGGACCACCTCGGCTGGCAGACTCTCTTCCAGCTGGAGCTTCTTGGATT CCACATCGGCCGATCGCTTCTATCGCATCGACAAGGCCCAG GAGCACCTTCACTTTGTCACGGAAATCTGCCAGGACGAGGTGTTCATCCTGGACCGCGAGGGCCCGGCGGGGGGCCGGGTGTCATCGGCCGGGATGCCCGACCTGGTGGCGGAGCCCAGCGCCGG CGCGCCGTTGACTCCCGAGGAACAAG CGCTGTTGACGGCGGCGAGCGCCGGGGATCTCTCCACG TTGTCGGAGTGCGTGCGTCACGGCGTCAGCCTGCTGGTGCGAGACGCCGCCGGTTGCTCGGCCCTGCATAAAGCCGCGCGGAAAGGACACGCCCAGCTGGTGGTCTTCATCCTGCAGCAGG GATCCAAAGTGCTTCTCGACTTGCCCGACGGAGAAAA AGGGGACACCGCCTTGCACAAAGCCGCTTGGGAGAAGCAGCACGCCGTGTGTCGGCTGTTGGTGGAGGCGGGCGCGTCGCTTCACAAAACCAACTTTCAG GGGAAGACCCCGGTGGAGCAGGCGGCGGGCGACCTGGAGCTGACCTCCTACCTGAGCAGCCACAAAACACCTTCGGCCCCCCACGAGGACTTGGAGACGGCAGTCTGA
- the dgki gene encoding diacylglycerol kinase iota isoform X2 — translation MDPQAATQAPAALGADGGGESESGAGSEDTSAGCCSDTFSSLPDIEQESLEDKLRGLAFRKQTSYRKAISRSGLQHLGPLQVAPPPASNGPGKELRTRMDWTENAVNGDHLWMETSCSGELCYLGEDACLLKAAKSAPRRKCAACKIVVHTSCTEQLEKINFRCKPTFREGGSRCPRDVSLPTGGPSGARCKAAPSALCRQNVLRHHWVHRRRQDGKCKQCGKSFQQKFFHSKEIIAISCSWCKQAFHNKVTCFMLHQIEEPCSLGAHAAVIVPPSWIIRVRKPQSLLKNSARRKKRTSFKRRTSKKGPDESKWRPFMLKPLPSPLMKPILVFVNPKSGGNQGAKLLQMFMWILNPRQVFDLSQGGLREALDLYRKVPNLRILACGGDGTVGWILSTLDELQMNPQPPVAVLPLGTGNDLARTLNWGGGYTDEPVSKVLGQVEDGSVVQLDRWNLQVEQSHGAERQLQDGTHKLPLDVFNNYFSLGFDAHVTLEFHESREANPEKFNSRFRNKMFYAGAAFSDFLQRSSRDLSKHVRVVCDGTDLTPKIQDLKFQCIVFLNIPRYCAGTMPWGNTGDHRDFEPQRHDDGCIEVIGFTVASLAALQVGGHGERLHQCREVVLTTFKTVPVQVDGEPCRLAPSTLRISLRNQANMVQKSKRRTSVPLLNDPHAVPERLRLRVNRIGLHEYDRLQYDKERLRDISVPVGIVVVRGDCDLETCRLYIDRLREDLQQAPSLGHRVHYQDESRGMPRTTSAGRLSSSWSFLDSTSADRFYRIDKAQEHLHFVTEICQDEVFILDREGPAGGRVSSAGMPDLVAEPSAGAPLTPEEQALLTAASAGDLSTLSECVRHGVSLLVRDAAGCSALHKAARKGHAQLVVFILQQGSKVLLDLPDGEKGDTALHKAAWEKQHAVCRLLVEAGASLHKTNFQGKTPVEQAAGDLELTSYLSSHKTPSAPHEDLETAV, via the exons ATGGACCCCCAAGCGGCGACGCAGGCTCCGGCGGCGCTCGGAGccgacggcggcggcgagtCGGAGTCCGGCGCCGGTTCGGAGGACACCTCGGCGGGATGCTGCAGCGACACGTTCAGCAGCCTGCCCGACATCGAGCAGGAGAGCCTGGAGGACAAGCTGAGGGGGCTGGCGTTCCGGAAACAGACGTCCTATCG GAAAGCCATCTCACGGTCGGGCCTGCAACACCTGGGGCCGCTGCAGGTAGCCCCGCCTCCCGCCTCCAACGGCCCCGGCAAGGAGCTTCGCACCCGCATGGACTGGACG GAGAACGCCGTCAACGGCGACCACCTGTGGATGGAGACCAGCTGCTCGGGCGAACTCTGCTACCTCGGGGAGGACGCCTGCCTGCTCAAGGCTGCG AAGTCTGCGCccaggaggaagtgcgccgcCTGCAAGATCGTCGTCCACACCAGCTGCACCGAGCAGCTGGAGAAG ATCAACTTCAGGTGCAAGCCGACTTTCAGGGAAGGAGGCTCGCGGTGCCCGCGAGATGTAAGTCTCCCGACGGGAGGTCCGAGCGGGGCCAGGTGTAAGGCGGCGCCGTCTGCTCTCTGCCGGCAGAACGTGCTGAGGCACCACTGGGTGCACCGCCGGCGCCAGGACGGCAAGTGCAAGCAGTGCGGGAAG AGCTTTCAGCAGAAGTTCTTCCACAGTAAAGAAATCATCGCCATCAGCTGTTCGTGGTGCAAGCAGGCT TTCCACAACAAGGTCACGTGCTTCATGCTGCACCAGATCGAGGAACCGTGCTCGCTGGGCGCCCACGCCGCCGTCATCGTGCCTCCGTCCTGGATCATCAGAGTCAGGAAACCGCAG AGCTTGCTCAAGAACTCGGCCAGGAGGAAAAAGCGCACGTCTTTCAAGCGCAGGACCAGCAAGAAGGGGCCGGAC GAGTCCAAATGGCGGCCGTTCATGCTGAAGCCGCTGCCCTCGCCGCTCATGAAGCCCATCCTGGTCTTCGTCAACCCCAAGAGCGGAGGCAACCAG GGCGCCAAGCTGCTCCAGATGTTCATGTGGATCCTGAACCCGCGGCAAGTCTTTGACCTGTCGCAGGGCGGCCTTCGGGAGGC GTTGGATTTGTATCGCAAAGTGCCAAACTTGAGGATCCTGGCCTGCGGTGGAGACGGCACG GTGGGCTGGATCCTGTCCACGCTGGACGAGCTACAGATGAACCCGCAGCCTCCGGTGGCCGTCCTTCCTCTGGGAACAGGAAACGACCTCGCCAGGACGCTCAACTGGGGCGGG gGCTACACGGACGAGCCCGTGTCCAAGGTTCTGGGCCAGGTGGAGGACGGCTCGGTGGTGCAGCTGGACAGGTGGAACCTGCAGGTAGAGCAGAGCCACGGCGCCGAGCGGCAGCTCCAAGACGGCACGCACAAG CTGCCCCTCGACGTCTTCAACAACTACTTCAGCCTGGGCTTCGACGCTCACGTCACGCTGGAGTTCCACGAGTCCAGAG AGGCCAACCCCGAAAAGTTTAACAGTCGCTTCCGCAACAAAATGTTCTACGCGGGG GCCGCCTTCTCCGATTTCCTCCAGAGAAGCTCGAGGGACTTGTCCAAGCACGTCCGAGTGGTG TGCGACGGGACCGACTTGACTCCCAAGATCCAAGATTTGAAATTCCAGTGCATCGTCTTTCTAAACATTCCCAG GTACTGCGCGGGCACCATGCCCTGGGGGAACACCGGCGACCACCGCGACTTTGAGCCGCAGCGTCACGACGACGGCTGCATCGAGGTCATCGGCTTCACCGTGGCCTCGCTG GCGGCGCTGCAGGTGGGCGGTCACGGCGAGAGGCTCCACCAGTGCCGCGAGGTGGTCCTCACCACCTTCAAGACCGTGCCGGTGCAG GTGGACGGCGAGCCGTGCCGACTGGCGCCGTCCACGCTGCGCATCTCGCTGCGCAACCAGGCCAACATGGTCCAGAAGAGCAAGAGACGCACCTCGGTGCCGCTGCTCAACGA CCCTCACGCCGTCCCCGAGCGGCTTCGGCTGCGGGTCAACCGGATCGGCCTGCACGAGTACGACCGCTTGCAGTACGACAAAGAGCGGCTGCGGGACATCT CGGTTCCGGTGGGCATCGTGGTGGTGAGGGGCGACTGCGACTTGGAAACGTGCAGACTCTACATCGACAGACTGCGAGAG GACTTGCAGCAGGCGCCCTCTCTTGGCCACAGAGTGCATTACCAG GATGAGAGCCGGGGGATGCCTCGGACCACCTCGGCTGGCAGACTCTCTTCCAGCTGGAGCTTCTTGGATT CCACATCGGCCGATCGCTTCTATCGCATCGACAAGGCCCAG GAGCACCTTCACTTTGTCACGGAAATCTGCCAGGACGAGGTGTTCATCCTGGACCGCGAGGGCCCGGCGGGGGGCCGGGTGTCATCGGCCGGGATGCCCGACCTGGTGGCGGAGCCCAGCGCCGG CGCGCCGTTGACTCCCGAGGAACAAG CGCTGTTGACGGCGGCGAGCGCCGGGGATCTCTCCACG TTGTCGGAGTGCGTGCGTCACGGCGTCAGCCTGCTGGTGCGAGACGCCGCCGGTTGCTCGGCCCTGCATAAAGCCGCGCGGAAAGGACACGCCCAGCTGGTGGTCTTCATCCTGCAGCAGG GATCCAAAGTGCTTCTCGACTTGCCCGACGGAGAAAA AGGGGACACCGCCTTGCACAAAGCCGCTTGGGAGAAGCAGCACGCCGTGTGTCGGCTGTTGGTGGAGGCGGGCGCGTCGCTTCACAAAACCAACTTTCAG GGGAAGACCCCGGTGGAGCAGGCGGCGGGCGACCTGGAGCTGACCTCCTACCTGAGCAGCCACAAAACACCTTCGGCCCCCCACGAGGACTTGGAGACGGCAGTCTGA